From the Streptomyces sp. Sge12 genome, the window GGCCAAGATGCTCGCCGAGTCGGCGCTCTGCCTGGCCCACGACGCCCTGCCGGCGGTGTCCGGACAGTTGACGACGGCCGTGGCGATGGGCGACGCCCTCACCGCCCGCCTCCAGAAGGCGGGGATCACCTTCCGGGTGGCCGACGCCCGCTGACGGCCGGCGTCAGGAGGCCTCCCGCAGCGCCCTGCGGCACAGGGAATCGGCGTGGCGGGTGGTCTCGGGGATCCGGAAGCGCGGGCTCAGGGCCAGGGCGTGGGCGCAGGCGTTCTCCAGCGAGACCCGGTGCCCGACGGAGACGTACACCGGCTTGATCCCGTCCTGCGTGCGCAGCGCCCGCCCGACCTCGGCCCCGTCGGCCGCGAGCAGGGCGGCGGCGTCGCCCCGCCGGGCGCCCGGTTCCTCGTGGGTGAAGGTGAACGGGTTCTTCGCGACGCCGATCGCCGGGAGCCCGGTGACCACACCGAGGTGGCAGGCGAGACCGAAGCCGCGCGGGTGGGCGAGGCCGTAGCCGTCGCAGACGACGAGTCCGGGCGCGGACTTCAGGGAGTCGAGGGCGGCCAGTACGGTCGGCAGCTCGCGGAAGGCGAGCAGTCCGGGCACGTAAGGGAAGCTGACGTGCCCGACGGCGGTGGCCTCCTCGACGACCTCCAGGGTCGCGGCGTCGAGCACCACGGCCGCGGCGGCGACCAGGTCGCGCGCATCGTCGTAGGCGACGTCCACTCCCGTGACGAGGCCGTGGCCGGGTGGCGGACCGGGCTCGGTGAGCACGACCTGATGGCGTAGTTCGTCCTGTATCGCCCGGGCCTCGGCCTCGTCGGCGGGGGTCTTCACACTCGTCATGATGGAGCGAGAGTAGCCTGGTGATCATGTTCGTCATGGAGCTCACCTACACCGTCCCCGTCGAAGCCGTCGAAGAGCACATGGACGCCCACATCGCCTGGCTGGACGGTTACTACGCCGCCGGTGTGTTCCTCGCCTCGGGCCGCAAGGTCCCGCGCGACGGGGGCGTGATCCTGGCCGGCGGGGTGTCCCGGGCCGAGATCGAGCGGATCGCGGCCGAGGACCCCTTCACGGTGGCGGGCGTCTGCGCCTACACCGTCACCGAGTTCATCGCCACGAAGACCTCCGCCGACCTGTCGACGGTGCGGGAGAACCCGGTGGTGTAGCGACAGCGCCGCGTCGTCCCCCGTCCGCCCCCTGCCTGCCTGCCTGCCTGCCTGCCTGCCTGCCTGCCTGCCGGAGTGTCCATGCTGCCCCGCCCCGCCGAAGCCGCCGATGTCCCCGAGCTCATACGACTGCGCGCGGTCGCCCTCGCCTCCCTCGGGGTCGACCCCGGGCCCGCCGACGCCGCCTGGCGGCAGGTCGCCCGCACCTGGTTCCTCGACCGCATCGGCGAACGCCCGGGCGTGCACTGCCTGGTCGTCGGCGGAGCGCCGGGCGAACCGCTGCTCGCCACCGGCATGGCCTGGGTCACCCACCACCTGCCCGGCCCGCAGTGGACCGACGGCCGGCGCGGCTACCTCGACGGGATCGTCACCGACGCCCCCGCCCGCGGGCGGGGCCACGGCCGGCGGATCGTCGACGCCCTCGTCGCCTGGCTCGACGGCATCGGCATCCACTACGTCCAGCTGCACGCCAGCCCCGACGGCGAACCCGTCTACCGGGCCGCGGGCTTCACCGCCGGGCGCTACCCGGGCATGGACCTCTTCACCACCCCGGGACCGCCGGCTCCGCCCGCTCCCGCCGACTGATCAGCGCCGCCTCTCCAGCCGCGCCACCCGTCCCTTCTCCCCCGCCGCCCAGCAGCCCGCGTCCGGGGAGCAGTCGACGGTGTCGAACGAACCCGTCTCCAGGGACCGCCAGCTGCGGCCCCCGTCCGTGGTCACGTCCGTGCCCGTGGGTCCCACCGCGAGGGCCGTCCCCGCGGTGTACGGGAACCAGGCCGCGCCCGAGCGGTAGGCCGGCGGGGGCGTCGCGGCCTGGCGCCAGGTGCGTCCCCCGTCCGCGGAGAGGGCCGCGGCCTGCGGGGAGGCCTGCCCGGTGCGGTAGTCACCGCCGACCGCCAGTCCCCTCGTACGGTCCCGGAAGGCGAGGGCGAAGACTCCGCGGGCCGGATCGCCCGCCGGGACGGTGGATTCGGCGACCCGCCAGGTCAGGCCACGGTCCGCGGAGTGCAGGATCCGGGCCTGCGCCCCGCCGCCGGTGGCCAGCCAGACGTCGCGCGGGCCGGAGCTGACCAGGCACTGGCCGCTCGCGGCGAAGCCGGCCTCGCCGGGCAGCGCCTCGGGCATGCCCGCGTTGGGCAGCACCCGCCAGCTCCGCCCGCCGTCGTCCGTGGCCAGGATCCGGAACTTCCCGTCCACCGGATCGCTCATGGCCAGGCCGTGGCGGGTGTCGAAGAAGGTGAGGCAGTCGTAGAAGGCGCGCGGGTCCGGATTGCGGAAGGTCTCGGTCCAGGTGGCTCCGCCGTCCTCGGTGCGCAGCACCCGGGAGGCCTCGCCCTCCCCGATGGACAGGGCCACCGCGCGCCGCGCGTCGAAGGCCTCGATGTCACGGAACTCCAGGCCCTCCACGACCGCACCGGGCGGCGAAACGTTACGCCAGCTGCGGCCGCCGTCCACGGTGCGCAGCAGCGTCCCCTTGGAGCCGGCCACCCAGGCCGTGGACCGGTCGACGGCCGCGAGCCCGCGGAAGCGTACGTCCTTCGCGGTGTCCCCGGTGTCCTTCAGCGCCCAGCCGGCGCCGCGCAAGTCCCGCGCCACCGGGGCCGGATCCGTATCGGCCCGGTCGGGGGCGGCCTGGGCGGGGGCGGCGAGCACCCCCACGACGAGGGCTGCCGCGCACATGCCGATTCCGAGTTCCAGAAGTCTCATGGCGCCGGAAGCTAACGCACCCCGCAGGCACCGTCCAGAGCGCCTTCCGGCCCCCGGCCCGGCAGCTCCCCGGCCCCTCCCGCCCCCTGTTCACGACGGCCGGGCCCTCGCGGACGAGAGTCCCCGCGGCGCCTTCCGGTACACCGGCAGCGTCAACCCGGCCGGCGTCTCGCGCTCGTGGCCGGGG encodes:
- a CDS encoding GNAT family N-acetyltransferase encodes the protein MLPRPAEAADVPELIRLRAVALASLGVDPGPADAAWRQVARTWFLDRIGERPGVHCLVVGGAPGEPLLATGMAWVTHHLPGPQWTDGRRGYLDGIVTDAPARGRGHGRRIVDALVAWLDGIGIHYVQLHASPDGEPVYRAAGFTAGRYPGMDLFTTPGPPAPPAPAD
- a CDS encoding endonuclease V, which translates into the protein MTSVKTPADEAEARAIQDELRHQVVLTEPGPPPGHGLVTGVDVAYDDARDLVAAAAVVLDAATLEVVEEATAVGHVSFPYVPGLLAFRELPTVLAALDSLKSAPGLVVCDGYGLAHPRGFGLACHLGVVTGLPAIGVAKNPFTFTHEEPGARRGDAAALLAADGAEVGRALRTQDGIKPVYVSVGHRVSLENACAHALALSPRFRIPETTRHADSLCRRALREAS
- a CDS encoding YciI family protein; its protein translation is MFVMELTYTVPVEAVEEHMDAHIAWLDGYYAAGVFLASGRKVPRDGGVILAGGVSRAEIERIAAEDPFTVAGVCAYTVTEFIATKTSADLSTVRENPVV
- a CDS encoding WD40/YVTN/BNR-like repeat-containing protein; translation: MRLLELGIGMCAAALVVGVLAAPAQAAPDRADTDPAPVARDLRGAGWALKDTGDTAKDVRFRGLAAVDRSTAWVAGSKGTLLRTVDGGRSWRNVSPPGAVVEGLEFRDIEAFDARRAVALSIGEGEASRVLRTEDGGATWTETFRNPDPRAFYDCLTFFDTRHGLAMSDPVDGKFRILATDDGGRSWRVLPNAGMPEALPGEAGFAASGQCLVSSGPRDVWLATGGGAQARILHSADRGLTWRVAESTVPAGDPARGVFALAFRDRTRGLAVGGDYRTGQASPQAAALSADGGRTWRQAATPPPAYRSGAAWFPYTAGTALAVGPTGTDVTTDGGRSWRSLETGSFDTVDCSPDAGCWAAGEKGRVARLERRR